The stretch of DNA TATGCACCAAACGACGACCAAATTGTGGTGCCTGTCCATTTACTACAGAATGCAAGTACTTCCAGAGTCAAGTTTCAAGGTTAGATTTGATATAAAGTCTATTTACTACATTGGTAATATATTGCTGCATTTATGATTTTTTAATAGCTTGATAAGTTAAACAAATGAAGGTTTCAACTATAGAAATTAAAATTATAGTGCTCTAGCCATGCTTCTTATTAACAGTAGTAGCAttttaaattatatttttttaatgtcCATGAACTACTACATTTTATTCTGATAATTAAAATTATGCAATGTCCTATTTCTTAATAGAGCCATGCATGCACTCCCAGAGTATAGTCAGCAGCATGAAAGAGAGCAAACAAACATGGACGAAAGCAGAAGATATACTCTAGTTGCTAGACCAAATCCTGAACAGATGCATCAGTACCAAATTGAAATGGGAAAAGATACAGAAATGCATTGCAATGAGCCTATTATCGAGATGCCACCAACTCCACCATATGAAGATCCAGGAGCACAAAGTGACGAAGAAATTTTTGAAAGATTAAGTGACGAAGAATTTGAACAACAGTTTCATGACGATGATATAGAAGATATTGGTTATGATGATGTGATAGATCTTCGACCAATTAAACCAACAGTGAATGCAGCGATAAGTTCAGCACATGGAAAGGAGATTGTTCCAATCCAACCACAAGCCAGCCCAACTCCAATGATTAAGAGATACCGTCTACGAACAGAGTGTACCGCGTATGGCAGAATTTCTATCttatgcaaaataaaaaaattatgtaaAAAATATGGCATGTTTATGTTCTGATATGCCTGTTTTGAATTGTTATATTGCAGTTACGAGATCCCAGATGGGCATGAAATTTTGGACAAGGTTAGTAGTTGATAATTTCATTCTTCATGAATTGATTTCACAAACTCTAATTATGGTCGCCTAACTATCAAGGAACTCCAACTCCTTGGATCAGTTTAATGGAACTGCAACTATACTCAAAGCCTCATTTTCACATTCTTCCTACAACATTTTGCAAGGGCTCAGATGTCAGCCACACAAGTTATGTGTAAACAGATGGGTCCACGTAGAATGTTGTAGGTTTGAACTAATGGCAGAATTAGTTAGGTTTGAACTAATGTCAAAATTAGTTGAGTTATGTGAAACTGAACCTACAAGTTAGTTTTGTAGCTTTTTGTTAGTCAAATGCAAATAGTTGTACTTCTTAAAATTAACTCTTATATTGTTAATTTAATTCTGAACTATCCATTACTTTTTTTATTTGAGTAACCAACTCTGAATGATGAATTATTTCTTGACATACTAGTTTGACCCGAGGGTTCCTGGTGATTGCAATGTATACCTCTTAATAATTCGTAGTCGTTTGGATGAACGTACTGTGACCGCTACAATTCTGGTGAGTAAATCAAATCATGCTTCAGTTTCCTTTGTCACTCATAATCATAGAGTTAAGAATAATATAAAAGTGACGCCAATTTATCTTGAGAAGTTCTAAAGATTAAAAGAATAATTCTGAAGTATTTTATTTCATAATTATAGATACCTTGCCGGACGGCAAATAGAGGAGTATTCCCATTGGATGGTACATACTATCAACATAATGAGGTAAACATGCACGTTGTACTTGTTAAGTCACATGTGCTATGTATGTGTTTATTTACACGAAATTAACTAAATATATCATTCACTTTTGTAGGTTTTCGCAGATCATTTGTCTAGCCGTTCACCTATAGAAATAAAAACAAGTATTTGGGCTTTTAAGCAGTGTACCGTGTATTTTGGTACCTCAATACACTCCGTCACAAGAGGTATCTTGTGATCATACTTAGATATGAATGTGCCGAACTGTCCCAACAAAAAGCACTACTCACATTGCATCATTTTGTTCAGGTCAAACCCTACAAGGAATTCAACATTTCTACTATGAAGGTATACATGGTTATGCTCTGTTTATTTTCTCTCTGAGTAAAAaacaatcaaaagaaaaaaaaaagatacaaaGTCAACACTCCTATATAGGATAATAGGAAGCGATGAACATAACACACTACAGAACTGCTCGCTATAAATTTGTTAGTTCATAGAATAAAAATGATAAGCATAGTTAACCTAATGCACTTATTAGCTAGCGTTTTTGTACCTCTCCTCTTAGGTCTCATTAATTGTTGATTAGGCCCTAATGTCTGTTTGATGTTGTCTCATCATAAAGGTCATGATTTTAGATTTGTCATTGTTTTCGTTCCATATTAATGTTTATATTCTGATGTGCACAGGGTACATATGTAATAGAGAATTTGACCGCCGAACCAGGCGCCCAAAAGTATTATCTCCTCAAATACACGCCACCAATGTAAAAGGGAGCGGCAGGAAGAGGTCCAAGACTAAATTCAAGCCTGCGTCCGGAGGAAGGTAATGACAAAGATGGAGCTCAATCCAGTTAAAATGCTGCCACCGGGATGACTGTGCCACTGGAGAACCGAGCAAGTAGGAATATTAGCtgatttttatttaaatttaggACTTGTAATCCAAGATGGCATGATTGCAATTGCAAATGTTCCAATGGAATTGCATCTTTTCCTAGCTAGGAGCTATaaaatcttaaaaaaaaaatctgaaatggAATTATGCACGCACAACTCAGGCTCCCATCCTTGTCatgagagcatctccaagagtttctaatattttctcctCAAAATTTATTATTTGCCAACTCCCCAAATAAGTATAGAGAGACAAAAAAGAATTTATCTCCAATAGTTTTCGATTTTTACTCCTAAAAATGAGAAGTTATGGCCCCACAAGGATAATTCTACAGGAAAATTCCATGGCGGGCGGACAGTATCTTCTTACAAATCAGATTGCCGATAATTTAGGGCACGAGAGGGTTTGAAATTTGAGGGAAAAGAAATATGACGACGAGAGAGTTCCATTTTACCTATTATTTGCGCTAGTAATGCACCGTAGCAGCTTGAATCGGTGCGGGAAGAAGTGACAGCAAGCACAACTCCCTAGCTCTACTCGCTGTGGTCAGACTCGGCTTGATGCCTAGCTCCAACGCTTGATCCCTAGCTTAGTCACAGCCAGCCACGCAGCAAGCCGCCCAATGACCAACGCTGCAAGTAGATCACAGCAGGCCGCCCATGCCCAGTGCCGTAGCTGGCCGCCCATGGACAACGGCACGACGAAAAATCTGCCGCGGGAGGGTAGATCGGGAGTCACCATATCTATATCTTATATTTTTAGGTATAAAAATGGGTAATATGTTAATTGTTAGAAGATGAGAAATTAGGATAGAAAATTATtggaatttttttctaaaacaaTAAAAATGGGGAAGTGAAATTGGAAACTTTTGGAAATGCTCTGAGCCCACCCTATCCCTCGGCATTCCCACTCCCTCCTCTCTGTTACCCTGCTCGCCAGAAGCGGCGAGCCTCCAGCTCCCCTGCCACTACACCCGGCCTTCTCCTCAGCTCCGCCCAACAATCCCGTCGCTGTTTTCTcctcagcggcgcggcgcggcgaggctttCGGCGTCGCCTGggcaccgccggcctccggcttcactgtccctcgccgccgctcgaggCGCGCGCCAGATGCTCGCCGTATTGCCACAATGGCCTGCGCGTCGTACCTAGCCTCCTGCCcccgcgcctcgccggcgccggcggcgctggcggcgtgcCCGTGCCATGCGCAGCCGCGGCCCCGTCCGGCGCCCCTCCGGGCGTACGCGGCCTCCGACCACCAGGAGCGGCTCCTCACCGCCCTGCACGAGCAGGCGGACCccgaggcggcgctccggaTGCTGAACTCAGCGTTCGCGCGGGAGGACTTCGCCCCGAGCCGCGCCGTCTACGAGGAGGTCATCCGGAAGCTCGGGTCCGCCGGCGCGTTCGGCCTGATGGAGGGGCTTGTCCGGGAGATGCGGCGGGAAGGGCACGAGGTCAAGGTTGGCGTCGTGCACTCGTTCGTGGAGGGCTACGCGCGTCTGCGGCGGTTCGACGACGCCGTCGACCTGGTTCTGAAGCTCGACCGCTTCGGCGTCGAGGCGGACACCGTGGTGTACAACCACCTCGTCAACGTTCTCGTGGAAGGGAGCAAGATGAAGCTCCTCAAGTCGGTCTACAACGAGATGGCCGGTCGGGGCATCCAACCTGATGTTGTGACATTCAATACCCTGATCAAGGGGCTGTGCCGGGCACATCAGGTCAGGACTGCGGTCTTGATGGTGGAGGAGATGCCGAGCCATGGCGTGGCGCCTGATGAGACCACATTCACCACCTTGATGCAAGGCTTTGTTGAGGAGGGAAGCATTGAGGCGGCTTTGAGGGTGAAGGCGAAGATGTTGGAGACGGGATGCTCTCCAACAAGGGTAACAGTTAATGTTCTGATTAACGGGTACTGCAAGCTGGGGAGAGTTGAAGATGCTCTTGGCTACATACAGCAAGAGATTGCTGATGGATTTGAACCTGATCAGGTCACATACAATACTTTTGTTCATGGGCTGTGCCAAAACTGACATGTCAGTCATGCCTTGAAAGTCATCGACCTTATGATTCAGGAGGGCCATGATCCTGATGTTTTCACCTACAATACTGTTATTAATTGCCTCAGCAaaaatggagagcttgatgaggctAAAGGAATTGTAAATGAGATGGTGGACAGGGGCTGCTTGCCTGACACTGCCACATTCAACACTCTCATTGTTGCTCTATGCTCACAGAATCGACTTGAGGAAGCATTGGACCTTGCACGTGAGCTAACTGTGAAGGGACTTTCTCCAGATGTTTATACTTTCAATATTCTGATCAATGCCCTTTGCAAGGTAGG from Panicum virgatum strain AP13 chromosome 9K, P.virgatum_v5, whole genome shotgun sequence encodes:
- the LOC120650529 gene encoding pentatricopeptide repeat-containing protein At3g53700, chloroplastic-like, encoding MACASYLASCPRASPAPAALAACPCHAQPRPRPAPLRAYAASDHQERLLTALHEQADPEAALRMLNSAFAREDFAPSRAVYEEVIRKLGSAGAFGLMEGLVREMRREGHEVKVGVVHSFVEGYARLRRFDDAVDLVLKLDRFGVEADTVVYNHLVNVLVEGSKMKLLKSVYNEMAGRGIQPDVVTFNTLIKGLCRAHQVRTAVLMVEEMPSHGVAPDETTFTTLMQGFVEEGSIEAALRVKAKMLETGCSPTRVTVNVLINGYCKLGRVEDALGYIQQEIADGFEPDQVTYNTFVHGLCQN